A stretch of Chroicocephalus ridibundus chromosome 24, bChrRid1.1, whole genome shotgun sequence DNA encodes these proteins:
- the CSRNP2 gene encoding cysteine/serine-rich nuclear protein 2 has product MDAIASAGLKRKCEDADVGSPGSNSDDEISNSDSADSCDSVNPSSSTGFIPTSILKRQKQLRRKNVRFDQVTVYYFARRQGFTSVPSQGGSSLGMAQRHNSVRRYTLCEFAQEQEVNHREILREHLKEEKLHAKKMKLTKNGTVESEEADGLTLEDVSDDDIDVENVEVDDYFFLQPLPTKRRRALLRASGVHRIDAEEKQELRAIRLSREECGCDCRLYCDPEACACSQAGIKCQVDRMSFPCGCSRDGCGNMAGRIEFNPIRVRTHYLHTIMKLELENKRQGGRPPAPEEEAAAAAHGSAGDWLGPQPAETQDFQEFMAENETAVMHLQTAEELERLKAEEDSSNGSSVESLGVCILEEPLAVPEGLCPGLAAPILIQAQLPPGSSVLCFADGSEQAASAVGDQPYLNDGPVVYYQVEQRPALGAKGEGSAAEPPAPSSCPGEKDLGVLPGPVVTCGRAAAPSKGEASKNPPSSPEAAPSSEGCRAAAAPSSPSPVPPEPPSAEEPSPGPVLPV; this is encoded by the exons ATGGATGCGATCGCGAGCGCCGGCCTCAAGAGGAAGTGCGAGGATGCGGACGTGGGCTCGCCGGGCTCCAACTCGGACGACGAGATCTCCAACAGCGACAGCGCCGATAGCTGCGACAGCGTCAACCCCTCCAGCTCCACCGGCTTCATAC ccacctccATCCTGAAGCGGCAGAAGCAGCTTCGCAGGAAGAATGTCCGCTTCGACCAAGTGACCGTCTACTACTTCGCCCGACGCCAGGGTTTCACCAGCGTCCCCAGCCAGGGCGGCAGCTCCCTGGGCATGGCCCAACGCCACAACTCCGTCCGCCGCTACACGCTCTGCGAGTTCGCTCAGGAGCAGGAGGTGAATCACCGGGAGATCCTACGGGAGCACCTCAAGGAAGAGAAACTCCACGCCAAGAAAATGAAG ctCACCAAGAACGGCACGGTGGAGTCGGAGGAGGCGGACGGCCTGACGCTGGAGGACGTCTCGGACGACGACATCGACGTGGAGAACGTGGAGGTGGACGACTATTTCTTTCTGCAGCCGCTGCCCACCAAACGCCGCCGAGCTTTGCTGCGAGCCTCCGGCGTTCACCGCATCGACGCCgaggagaagcaggagctgcGGGCCATCCGCCTGTCCCGGGAGGAGTGCGGCTGCGACTGCCGCCTCTACTGCGACCCGGAGGCCTGcgcctgcagccaggcagggatTAAATGCCAG GTGGATCGCATGTCCTTCCCCTGCGGCTGCTCCCGGGACGGTTGCGGGAACATGGCCGGTCGGATCGAATTCAATCCCATCCGGGTGCGGACTCACTACCTCCACACCATCATGAAGCTGGAGCTGGAGAACAAGCGTCAGGGCGGGCGGCCACCGGcgccggaggaggaggcggctgccGCCGCTCACGGCTCAGCCGGCGACTGGCTGGGGCCGCAGCCGGCCGAAACGCAGGACTTCCAGGAATTCATGGCGGAGAATGAGACGGCCGTCATGCACCTGCAAACGGCGGAGGAGTTGGAGAGGCTGAAGGCTGAGGAAGACTCCAGCAACGGCTCCAGCGTGGAGAGCTTGGGCGTTTGCATCCTGGAGGAGCCCCTGGCCGTGCCGGAAGGTTTGTGCCCGGGTCTGGCCGCCCCCATCCTCATCCAAGCCCAGTTACCTCCGGGCTCGTCCGTCCTCTGCTTCGCCGACGGCTCGGAGCAGGCGGCCTCGGCGGTGGGCGACCAACCCTACTTGAACGATGGCCCTGTGGTCTACTACCAGGTGGAGCAGAGGCCGGCGCTGGGCGCCAAGGGCGAGGGCAGCGCGGCGGAGCCACCGGCACCGTCCTCCTGCCCGGGCGAGAAGGACCTCGGCGTCCTCCCCGGCCCCGTGGTGACTTGCGGCCGAGCCGCCGCTCCCAGCAAGGGGGAAGCGTCCAAAAATCCTCCCTCGTCCCCAGAGGCCGCCCCGTCCTCCGAGGGCTGCCGAGCGGCGGCTGCTCCCTCTTCCCCGTCCCCGGTGCCACCGGAGCCACCCTCCGCCGAGGAGCCCTCGCCGGGGCCCGTCCTGCCCGTCTGA